In Thermithiobacillus tepidarius DSM 3134, a single genomic region encodes these proteins:
- the accB gene encoding acetyl-CoA carboxylase biotin carboxyl carrier protein yields MDLRKIQRLIEILQSSDVTEIEVTEGEQSIRINRGAPALMQAPAATVYTAIPSAAPAATPAAGAAGAAPAPTSAEPAGHALKSPMVGTFYRAPTPDAAPFVQEGDMVKAGQTLCIIEAMKLLNEIEADVSGRVVKILVENGQPVEYGEPLFIIDTNV; encoded by the coding sequence ATGGACCTTCGCAAAATTCAACGCCTGATCGAGATCCTGCAATCCTCGGACGTGACCGAAATCGAAGTCACCGAGGGCGAGCAAAGCATCCGCATCAACCGCGGTGCGCCCGCTCTCATGCAGGCGCCGGCCGCCACCGTCTACACCGCCATCCCCAGCGCCGCGCCGGCCGCAACGCCCGCCGCCGGAGCGGCGGGTGCCGCCCCGGCGCCGACCAGCGCGGAACCGGCCGGCCACGCGCTGAAGTCCCCCATGGTCGGCACCTTCTACCGCGCGCCGACGCCCGATGCCGCGCCCTTCGTGCAGGAGGGCGACATGGTCAAGGCGGGCCAGACCCTATGCATCATCGAGGCCATGAAGCTCCTGAACGAGATCGAGGCGGACGTGAGCGGGCGCGTGGTGAAGATCCTGGTGGAAAACGGCCAGCCGGTGGAATACGGCGAGCCGCTCTTTATCATCGACACGAACGTTTGA
- the prmA gene encoding 50S ribosomal protein L11 methyltransferase translates to MTNTPDAPREWLQLRLDAPQREQEALEEALFACGALSVTLEDAGDEPVFEEGQTWSQGIFKALFDPAETDAGAVLACLREIVPQFSGTPRFEQIQEQDWVAATQAQFQAQAFGPRLWVAPTWATAPDAAAVLLRLDPGQAFGTGAHPTTALCLSWLDAQVRGGETLLDYGCGSGILAIAALLLGARQAYGVDTDPTALAVARENALLNGVAERLWLGSPEDFAAAHGALQADLVVANILAGPLRELAPVLAAHCRPGGALALSGILAEQADWVAEPYAPHFALHPPIQQEEWIRLDGIRRSS, encoded by the coding sequence GTGACGAACACTCCGGACGCGCCGCGCGAATGGCTGCAACTGCGCCTGGACGCCCCGCAGCGGGAACAGGAGGCGCTGGAGGAGGCGCTCTTCGCCTGCGGCGCCCTGTCGGTCACCCTGGAGGACGCCGGCGACGAGCCGGTCTTCGAGGAGGGCCAGACCTGGTCCCAGGGCATCTTCAAGGCTCTCTTCGACCCGGCGGAGACGGATGCCGGCGCGGTGCTGGCCTGCCTGCGCGAGATCGTGCCGCAGTTTTCCGGCACGCCGCGCTTCGAGCAGATCCAGGAACAGGACTGGGTGGCCGCGACCCAGGCGCAGTTCCAGGCCCAAGCCTTCGGCCCGCGCCTCTGGGTGGCGCCCACCTGGGCCACGGCGCCGGACGCGGCCGCCGTGCTCCTGCGCCTGGACCCCGGCCAAGCCTTCGGCACCGGCGCCCATCCCACCACGGCCCTGTGCCTGAGCTGGCTGGACGCGCAGGTGCGCGGCGGCGAGACGCTGCTCGACTATGGCTGCGGCTCGGGCATCCTGGCCATCGCCGCCCTGCTCCTGGGCGCCCGGCAAGCCTACGGCGTGGACACGGACCCGACCGCCCTGGCGGTGGCGCGGGAGAACGCCCTGCTGAACGGCGTGGCCGAGCGCCTGTGGCTGGGTTCCCCCGAGGACTTCGCCGCCGCCCACGGCGCGCTACAGGCGGACCTGGTGGTGGCCAACATCCTCGCGGGCCCGCTGCGGGAGCTGGCGCCGGTCCTGGCCGCCCACTGCCGCCCCGGCGGCGCTCTGGCCCTGTCCGGCATCCTTGCCGAGCAGGCCGACTGGGTGGCCGAACCTTACGCTCCGCACTTTGCGCTGCATCCACCCATCCAGCAGGAGGAATGGATCCGGCTGGACGGCATCCGTCGATCATCATAG
- a CDS encoding helix-turn-helix domain-containing protein, with protein MLNIIDLSTDEGKNNDLCLAECVSQAINRYLADLGDSTPHNLYALVLEEVERPLLLEVLQRCQGHRSLAAQWLGINRNTLRKKLQTLGLDERLASDDAD; from the coding sequence ATGCTGAACATTATCGACCTGTCCACGGACGAGGGGAAAAACAACGATCTCTGCCTGGCCGAGTGCGTCAGCCAGGCCATCAACCGCTATCTGGCCGATCTCGGCGACTCCACGCCCCACAACCTCTATGCCCTGGTCCTGGAGGAAGTGGAGCGCCCCCTGCTGCTGGAGGTCCTGCAGCGCTGCCAAGGCCACCGCAGCCTCGCCGCCCAGTGGCTGGGCATCAACCGCAATACCCTGCGCAAGAAGCTGCAAACCCTCGGCCTGGACGAACGCCTGGCATCCGACGACGCCGACTGA
- the aroQ gene encoding type II 3-dehydroquinate dehydratase, with protein MTGQAHNPPAGAGRILVLHGPNLNLLGVREPGHYGRQSLAEIDAMLAAQAQRWGLRLASFQSNAEHALIERIHAARGQTDCIIINPAAFTHTSVALRDALAAVAIPFIEIHLSNVHAREPFRRHSYFSDLALGVISGFGAHGYCLALDAARHFLQARQTDTQP; from the coding sequence GTGACGGGACAGGCGCACAATCCGCCGGCGGGCGCAGGACGCATCCTGGTGCTGCACGGGCCCAATCTCAATCTGCTGGGCGTTCGCGAGCCCGGCCATTACGGCCGGCAGAGCCTGGCCGAGATCGATGCCATGCTGGCGGCGCAGGCGCAGCGCTGGGGCCTGCGCCTGGCATCCTTCCAGAGCAACGCCGAGCACGCGCTGATCGAGCGCATCCATGCCGCCCGCGGCCAGACCGATTGCATCATCATCAATCCCGCCGCCTTCACCCACACCAGCGTCGCCCTGCGCGACGCGCTGGCGGCGGTGGCCATCCCCTTCATCGAGATCCACCTGTCCAACGTGCACGCGCGGGAACCCTTCCGCCGGCATTCCTATTTCTCCGATCTGGCCCTCGGCGTCATCAGCGGTTTCGGCGCCCACGGCTACTGTCTGGCGCTCGATGCCGCCCGGCACTTTTTACAGGCCCGACAAACAGATACTCAACCCTAA
- the accC gene encoding acetyl-CoA carboxylase biotin carboxylase subunit, which translates to MFDKIVIANRGEIALRIQRACRELGIKTVAVHSEPDRDLTHVKLANESVCIGPGPSDQSYLNIPAVISAAEVTDAEAIHPGYGFLSENADFAERVEKSGFVFIGPRPETIRLMGDKVAAKAAMKAAGVPCVPGSDGALPEDEDEIRRLAREIGYPVIIKAAGGGGGRGMRVVHTEANLLSSVNLTRAEAAKAFGNSMVYMEKFLETPRHIEFQVLADAHGNVIHLGERDCSVQRRHQKVIEEAPAPGISEKVRKQMGEVVVKACKRIHYRGAGTFEFLMDTRDGKFYFIEMNTRVQVEHPVTELITGIDIVKEQIRIAAGLPLSVRQEDVRFQGHAIECRINAEDPERFVPSPGRITGYHVPGGPGIRVDSHIYAGYTVPPYYDSMIGKLIAHGKDRDEALARMRSALTEFVVDGIKTTIPLHRRILHEATYIQGGVNIHYLEGLLSQ; encoded by the coding sequence ATGTTTGACAAGATCGTCATCGCCAACCGGGGCGAGATCGCCCTGCGCATCCAGCGTGCCTGCCGCGAGCTGGGCATCAAGACCGTCGCCGTCCACTCCGAGCCCGACCGGGATCTCACCCACGTCAAGCTGGCCAACGAATCCGTCTGCATCGGTCCCGGCCCCTCGGACCAGAGCTACCTCAACATCCCGGCGGTCATCAGCGCCGCCGAGGTCACCGATGCCGAAGCCATCCACCCGGGCTACGGCTTCCTGTCGGAGAACGCCGACTTCGCCGAGCGCGTGGAAAAGAGCGGCTTCGTCTTCATCGGCCCGCGACCGGAGACCATCCGCCTGATGGGCGACAAGGTGGCGGCCAAGGCGGCCATGAAGGCCGCCGGCGTGCCCTGCGTGCCCGGCTCGGACGGCGCCCTGCCCGAGGACGAGGACGAAATCCGCCGCCTGGCCCGCGAGATCGGCTACCCGGTCATCATCAAGGCGGCCGGCGGCGGCGGCGGGCGCGGCATGCGCGTGGTGCACACCGAGGCGAACCTGCTCAGCTCTGTGAACCTGACCCGCGCCGAGGCCGCCAAGGCCTTCGGCAACAGCATGGTCTACATGGAGAAGTTCCTGGAGACGCCGCGCCACATCGAATTTCAGGTGCTGGCCGACGCGCACGGCAACGTCATCCACCTGGGCGAGCGCGACTGCTCCGTGCAGCGCCGCCACCAGAAGGTCATCGAGGAGGCCCCCGCCCCCGGCATCAGCGAGAAGGTGCGCAAGCAGATGGGCGAGGTGGTGGTGAAGGCGTGCAAGCGCATCCACTATCGCGGCGCCGGCACTTTCGAGTTCCTCATGGACACCCGCGACGGCAAGTTCTATTTCATTGAAATGAACACCCGCGTCCAGGTGGAGCATCCCGTGACCGAACTGATCACCGGCATCGACATCGTCAAGGAGCAGATCCGCATCGCCGCCGGCCTGCCCTTGTCCGTGCGCCAGGAGGACGTGCGCTTCCAGGGCCACGCCATCGAATGCCGCATCAACGCCGAGGACCCGGAACGCTTCGTGCCCTCGCCGGGGCGCATCACCGGCTATCACGTCCCCGGCGGCCCCGGCATCCGCGTGGACTCCCACATCTATGCCGGCTACACGGTGCCGCCCTATTACGACTCCATGATCGGCAAGCTCATCGCCCACGGCAAGGACCGCGACGAGGCGCTGGCGCGCATGCGCAGCGCCCTGACCGAGTTCGTGGTGGACGGCATCAAGACCACCATTCCGCTGCACCGGCGCATCCTGCACGAGGCCACCTACATCCAGGGCGGCGTCAACATCCACTATCTGGAAGGATTGCTCAGCCAGTGA
- a CDS encoding zinc-ribbon and DUF3426 domain-containing protein: MEIACPRCDTIFAAPANQLRAHLGRVQCGHCELVFEAVPARPAVAARPARRPRYLLLLSLAWLLALGLLLQLLWWTRGYLAAVPGVQPVLVGAADALSLRIPWPQDLNRISIRKTQWVETPHGLAVHGQLYNQAEFVQAMPRLRLLLTGAQGELLRHYAFTPERYLAAPQHARAGLAPRAAVPFRLELPPGSRSSGYQVLLLPN; this comes from the coding sequence ATGGAGATCGCCTGCCCTCGTTGTGATACCATCTTCGCCGCTCCGGCCAACCAGTTGAGGGCCCACCTGGGACGGGTCCAGTGCGGCCACTGCGAACTCGTCTTCGAGGCGGTGCCGGCCCGCCCGGCGGTCGCCGCCCGGCCGGCGCGGCGGCCCCGCTACCTGCTGCTCCTGAGCCTGGCCTGGCTGCTGGCCCTGGGCCTGCTGCTGCAGCTGCTGTGGTGGACGCGCGGCTACCTGGCCGCCGTGCCCGGGGTTCAGCCCGTGCTCGTCGGCGCCGCGGATGCCCTGTCCCTGCGCATTCCCTGGCCGCAGGATCTGAACCGGATCAGCATCCGCAAAACCCAGTGGGTGGAAACGCCCCATGGCTTGGCGGTGCACGGCCAACTCTACAACCAGGCGGAATTCGTGCAGGCCATGCCCCGCCTGCGCCTGCTCCTGACCGGCGCCCAGGGGGAACTGCTGCGCCATTACGCCTTCACGCCGGAGCGCTACCTGGCCGCGCCGCAGCACGCCCGCGCCGGCCTCGCCCCGCGCGCGGCGGTGCCGTTCCGCCTGGAGCTGCCGCCGGGCAGCCGGAGCTCCGGTTATCAGGTGCTGCTGCTGCCGAACTGA